From Candidatus Methylomirabilota bacterium, the proteins below share one genomic window:
- a CDS encoding CDP-diacylglycerol diphosphatase, which translates to MRRALALFVLLVTAGCASADSSRDALRLIVEECLDPAEPRYCARCRWPQAGTCDLEYPCTRTTEVWAQSQEFVAIRDIKMCGCPAGFVHGLAMPRYPVSGIEDWRRADGLWRFGWEAARARIGDDRAIALVVNPPGLRTQDQLHIHLVRLLPQARPRVDALNPARVDRLEEVWLAAGRHAAGRGLNAYGVIVILASDGGWLVASEAGSPEEEYTIGRCGS; encoded by the coding sequence GTGCGACGCGCTCTCGCCCTCTTCGTCCTCCTCGTGACCGCGGGCTGCGCGTCTGCCGACTCCTCGCGCGATGCCCTCCGCCTGATCGTCGAGGAATGTCTCGATCCGGCGGAGCCCCGCTACTGCGCCCGGTGCCGCTGGCCTCAGGCGGGAACATGCGACCTCGAGTACCCGTGCACGCGCACCACGGAGGTGTGGGCCCAGAGCCAGGAGTTCGTGGCCATTCGCGACATCAAGATGTGCGGGTGCCCGGCCGGTTTCGTTCACGGGCTGGCCATGCCGCGCTATCCCGTCTCCGGAATCGAGGATTGGCGTCGGGCGGATGGTCTCTGGCGCTTCGGATGGGAGGCGGCCCGCGCGCGCATCGGGGACGACCGGGCGATCGCCCTCGTGGTGAACCCGCCGGGTCTCCGCACCCAGGACCAGCTCCACATTCACCTGGTGCGCCTCCTCCCGCAGGCGCGACCCCGCGTCGACGCGCTCAACCCCGCCCGCGTCGACCGGCTCGAGGAAGTATGGCTGGCCGCCGGGCGCCACGCGGCCGGGCGCGGGCTCAATGCCTATGGCGTGATCGTGATCCTGGCTTCCGACGGGGGCTGGCTCGTGGCCTCGGAGGCCGGGAGCCCCGAGGAGGAGTACACGATCGGGCGCTGCGGGAGCTGA